Proteins encoded together in one Candidatus Paceibacterota bacterium window:
- the obgE gene encoding GTPase ObgE, which yields MIVDEIQIIIKGGKGGDGSVSFDTSKGGRGPSGARGGHGGSVYLEGVSDLTALNRFRYKKEFCSEDGENGRSKFRDGANGDDIVLKVPIGTIVHNLDTKKDFEIVKVGQKEIIAKGGRGGRGNWFFRSPTNTTPREFEYGSEGETFNVLLELQMIAEVGLIGLPNAGKSSLLNSITKASVKVAAYPFTTLEPNLGDFYGLIIADIPGLIEGASGGKGLGIKFLRHIKRTHVLIHCISSESADLEKDYGIIRKELEQYEPELADKKEYVFLTKIDTISERELKEKKRVLKKLNKNVFAVSIYDEDSTKQIEKLLRKIKSERA from the coding sequence ATGATCGTAGATGAGATACAAATTATAATAAAAGGCGGCAAAGGCGGAGACGGCTCGGTCTCTTTCGATACCAGCAAGGGCGGCCGCGGACCCAGCGGAGCAAGAGGAGGACATGGCGGCAGCGTCTATCTCGAGGGAGTTTCCGACCTGACAGCGCTAAACAGGTTCAGATACAAGAAAGAGTTCTGTTCCGAGGACGGAGAGAACGGAAGATCGAAATTCCGGGACGGCGCCAATGGCGATGATATAGTGCTGAAAGTACCGATCGGAACGATTGTGCATAATCTCGACACCAAAAAAGATTTCGAGATCGTGAAAGTCGGACAAAAAGAGATCATCGCAAAAGGCGGCAGGGGCGGCAGAGGCAATTGGTTTTTCCGGTCTCCGACGAACACCACTCCTCGTGAGTTCGAATATGGATCGGAAGGAGAAACTTTTAATGTGCTGCTTGAACTTCAAATGATCGCGGAAGTGGGACTTATCGGTCTTCCGAATGCCGGAAAATCAAGCCTATTAAATTCGATCACAAAAGCCTCCGTAAAAGTCGCAGCATATCCCTTCACGACACTGGAACCGAACCTGGGAGATTTTTATGGACTTATAATCGCCGACATTCCGGGGCTGATCGAAGGCGCATCCGGCGGAAAAGGGCTCGGCATAAAATTCCTACGCCACATAAAAAGGACTCATGTCCTGATTCATTGCATTTCAAGCGAATCGGCCGATCTCGAGAAAGATTACGGGATCATAAGGAAAGAACTGGAACAATACGAACCGGAACTTGCCGACAAAAAAGAGTACGTCTTTCTTACCAAGATCGACACGATCAGTGAAAGGGAACTGAAAGAAAAAAAGAGGGTCCTGAAGAAATTGAATAAAAATGTATTTGCGGTTTCGATCTATGACGAAGATAGCACGAAACAGATTGAAAAGCTTCTCCGCAAGATCAAGTCCGAAAGGGCATAA